From Pan troglodytes isolate AG18354 chromosome 1, NHGRI_mPanTro3-v2.0_pri, whole genome shotgun sequence:
ACTGTTCAGGCCTGTACCATCTTGTGTGGACTGTTACCAGCCTGTCAGCTAATGCCTTTGATGAAATTTACACTTCAATAAATTGACATTTAAATTTACACACAGGTCAATGGTAGGTTTAAGACTGTCTCTGCTATATTGATTGACTAGACAGATCCAGGTGTATTTTAGACTTGGAATACGACAATCTTCACTTACAGAGAAAATAGTTGTCTAAAATTTGCCCTAGCCAGGACCAGAAGGGGCTCTCTAGCGTCTGACACTTCTCCCATTCCTGACCAGctttcaaagagaaagagaaagattatAATGGACACAGTAATGATCCCAGGGCAGCAGAGGCAGTTCCAATGTGTATTTTTACTTTCAGACCCCTGGGTTAAGTTGGCTTCCAACCTGTCCCTGGAGAGTCCAGGTCATGTCCAAGGCAGGAAGTTGCAATGTAGGAGTAGTCCCAGGAGCCAGTAAGTCAGGAAGTAGCCTAGAATGTATCGTGTGACTGGAGAACAGGTTTTCCAGTGATACAAAAGTCCCATGATAGGATTTCTGGGGACCTTTTGTCCTGGTGGGGAGTCCTCTGCAAGAGGCTTCCAAGGCACAGTCTTTAAGGATCTCAACAGCGGCTCTTGATCCTGAAGCAAGTGAGCTGGAAACCAGTACATAATAGGAGTGGAGGAGCCCAAAAACCTGGTGAGAACCTAGAAATCATGAGAGGGGAATATCCAGACATTTACTGGAATGTCACTGACTCAAATTGGACCAGCCCGGGGACTTCTCTACTGCTGGGTGAACTATGGTCCTGTGACTAGAAATGTATTACACTGGAAAAGAAATTGAACACAGCTTAGGATCTGTCTTAGAAAGATGTATGTACAGCAGACAGGCATCCTCCATATTACAAATAAACATAGCTACAGACTAATTACATtaattactattaaaataatgGGCCAATTAATACTAGAAACTCTATGGGGTCTAATTTTAGCCCAGGGCCTGGACTGTAAACTCTGTGATATTGATTTGGGGATTGGGAACCTGAGGTGGTTCCCTTATCCCATGGGATGGCAAAGCAGAGGGAAATGGGCAGAAGACCCATTGCTTGAACATTCTCTCTCCTATTGGAGTTCAGACACAAGTGTCCAAATGGCCTCCCTCAGCTAACCTGGAAACTTTAAGCTTTGCTGGCACACATTCTACGATTTAATCTAGCTAAAAACACAGAATGCTACTTTCTATTTCCTCTGTGTCTCTTATCCATACAGCTTGGAGAATTTTAGAAACAGCCAATGTGTGACTCCAACAGGAAGAAACTGCTAAGAGGTCAGCATGGGGAAAAAAGACGTCCCCAGGGTGGGGCCACagccaagaacagaaaatcagatATAAGATCAAACCTTTCCCATCCCTCTCTATCACCACCGCCACCACCCAAAACATTGGTTAAGGTTACCTCCTCTGGAAATTGGGGGCCTGCCTGAGTTGAGAACCTCCTGAAGTCAACAGTCAAGAAACCAATATGGATATAACTATCACTGTGTATTAGGGAAAAAGATCCCAGAGATATCCTCCGTGCTTATTCCTGTATTTCAGTCCAATCAGGTCCTTTCACAACCCTCGTGTTTTTGCATATGCCCTTCCTTTTACCTAGAATGTTCCTCCTCTGCTTCTTATATGGAAAATCTCATTCTTCAGGACCCAGCTGAAATATGATGCCTTTCTCAAGTACTCCAGTGAGTTACCTACTTCTTCTTTGCCTCCATAATACTTTatctgagctttaaaaaaaaaaaatcttgctgggcgcggtggctcgtgcctataatcccaacactttgggaggccaaggcgggtggatcacgaggtcaggagatccagaccatcctggctcacacggtgaaatcccgtctctactaaaaatacaaaaaattagccaggcatggtggcaggtgcctgtagtcccagctactcgggaggctgaggcaggagaatggcgtgaacctgggaggtggagcttgcagtgagctgagatcatgccactgcattccagcctgggtgacagagcaagactccgtctcaaaaaaaaaaaaaaaaaaaatctcaggccgagcgtggtagctcacgcctgtaatcccagcactttaggaggatgaggcgggcagatcacttgaggtcaggatttcgagaccagcctggccaacgtggtgaaaccccatctctactaaaaatacaaaaattagctaggcggtggtggcaggcgcctgtaattccagctactcgggagattgaggcagaagagtcgcttgaacccaggagacacaggttgcagtgagctgagatcgcaccactgcactccagcctgggcaacagaacgagactccatctaaaaaataataataataaataaataaataaagtaaaataaaataaatctcaaaatagcACTCCCCTTTCTATCCCACTGTACTATAATTTATGTCAAATGTCTGTCCTCCTATTTATACCATGAGACCCCCCAaggcagtaatttttttttttttttttttgagatagagtctcactctgtcgcccaggctggagtgcagtggtgcaatctcagctcactgcaacctccacctcccgggttcaagcaattttctgcctcagcctcctgagtagctgggattacaggtgcctgccaccatgcccggctaatttttgtattttcagtagagacgaggtttcaccatcttggccacgctggtcttgaacccctgacctcgtgatccacccacctcagcctcccaaattgctgggattatgggtgtgagccaccgcgcctggccgcaatTTTGTCTTATTTATGTTTCATCCTTAGAGGTCTGACCCAGAGTCTGGCAGAAAGAATAACCCTAAATAgtcattgaatgaataaattcagtATGGATCACTCAAACGGGAGATGTTAGCTGCCTTCCCTGTCCTTGGCCAAGGGGTTTTGCCTGTATTCACATCCTTATCCCAGTCAGGAATCCACCTCACCTGAACATGCATGCACAGACCTCCAAACAGCAGCAGCACTGCAGCGTGGACCACGTACACAAACACCTGAGGACTGAGGAATCCAAGATCGGGCTTCTCTAGGGTCTTATTGTTCTTGCTCCTTTGCAGCCCAAGTGTAAGGCAGAGCCAAGGGTGGGTGGTCACGTATGTCCAAGTTGCCCAGGCAACCAGTATAGCCACTGGTGCAGCCAGTAGAAAATTGGGCACCTGCTTGAGCTCATAGTATTTCAAAAAGCCAACATTCCAGTAGACATCCTGGATATAGCTGTATATTAGTGGAACATCCCAGAAGCACCAAGGCGGTTCATTTCCCTCTGCAATCCGGTAGCCCTTGTCTACAGCTAACTGTACCAAAGGCTCAGGAATGGGGCGGGCTGAGCCTGGCAGACAGAATTGGGTGTAGGCATAATACTGAAAGAGGGCAAAGGGAAGGCCAAGTGTGAACACCGACAGAAACAGAGAGGCCATCAGCTTAAAGAGCTGTCTCAGAGGATTCAGCATcgttagagaagagaaaaagcctTGGCATTGAGAATGCATGAGGAAGCCAACACTGACCAGCCCGTTGGAGCGTACCCCAGTGGCAATGGCAAAGAGGAGTACACTAGTCCAGACTCGGCCCCTCTCCAGCTGCCCCATGGCACTGAATGTCAGGAGGGCAAACAAAGCTTCTGAGTAACCAGCTGCCAGGAAGACATTGGCAGGGCTGAGACAGAAAAGCAGAGCTGCATAAAAGGACTGGCGGGGACAGTGCAAAACCAGACAACCCAGGTCATGAAGTGCAACTGCAGCCAACATGAAGAACAAGAAATTGAGTGATGCTACCGAAATCAGCAGGCAACTGCGTAGACTCAGTAACCCCCGTAAGGGTCTCAACAGTTCAGTCCCCACCAGCAGGGCCAAGGGGAAACCAGGAAAGAAGGCAAAGTTGTGCTCATACAGGTAGCCATGCTCAGCAATGAACAAGAAGTGTTCAGCATCCCAGTGAGACAGGCCGCCCAGAAGACCTTCCACGAGTTGGTCCACAAAGCCTGAGGGGGCCAGGCGAGGAGGAGAGAAGGCTTCTGCATGGTGATCTGGGATGATGGCATTGAAGAGGGCCTGTGGAGTAAAGAAAAACCAGAATTTTGGTTGAGTAACTGGAAGAAAAGAATTGCCATTtaataaaatgaggaagaaggccaggctcatgcctgtaatccccactttggcaggctgagatgggaggattacttgaacccaggagtccatgaccagcctgggcaacatagcaagaccttgtctctataaaaactaaaaaaaaagtctgagcacagtggctcacgcctgttatcccggcactttgggaggctgaggtgggaggatcacttgagccgaggagtttaagaccagcctgggcaacgtagcaagaccttgtctctactagaaataaaaaaataaaaattagctgggtgtggtggcacatgcctgtagtcccagctacttgggggggctgaggtgggaggattgcttgagcccaggaggttgaggctgcagtgagacatgattgtgccactgtattccagcctgggtgacagaatgagaccctgtttcaaaaacactCAGAACTCTTCTTGAGGACTGAACCCTGGACATGTTAACATCTGAAGGCTAGAAAGAGGATGAAAATccagcaataaagaaaaaaaggaacagtcAGTGAGGTGGCAGGGAACCCAAGAGAGCATGAGAACCAAGGGAAGAAAAGGAGTGATCAACTCTGTTAAATGCTGCTGGTAGGTCAAGTAAGATGGGGGCTGAAAACTGACCACTGGATTTAACAATGTGAAAGTAACTGGTGACTTTGACAAGGGCTATTTCAATGGAGTGGAAGAGAGAGAAGTCTGCCTAGACTGGGTTCaacagagaatgggagaaaagaaacTTTGAGGAGTTTTGCCATAAGGGGAAGCAGAAAAATGGGGCAGTAGGTGAACAACAATGTGGGGTAAAGTGAAAACTTTCTTTAAGGTGGGAGGTAAAGGTTTGTATGCTAGTGGAAATAACCCAGTAAAAGGGTAtgcaggagagaggggagaattGCTGGGTAGGCAAAAAGGGTACAAAGGTAGAGGAGCCAGCCTTAGAGAAGAGGACAGACGGTTCATCCAACCTTCAGTACTGAAAGCACAAAGGTGCAGACATAGGTAGGCTGAAGAATGTGATGGGCGCATATGGAAGGTCTCTTCTAATGCCTTCTATTGTTCTGAGTTGTCATTTAGGAAAACAATTTGTTACATGTtacatgtttttctctttcctcaaatCTCTAACACCCTTTCCCCAGAACTCACACTCAAGTGATAGACTCTTTTCAGGACACTGCACACATCATCTTCATTAATAATGAAATCACCAGGAAATCAATAGAAGTAGTGCTGGGAAGAGTGACAGTGAACCAGGAGCCAAAACCGTCAAGGATTAGCTGTCACTGACAGAGACGACAGCAGCAACGAAGGGTAACTTAGGGATATAATCTGATGGCTTGAGCATTGGAAGTGGGGGGATGATAATTAAATCGCATTTACTGTTAGATGTCTTtttgctggctgggcgcggtggctcacgcctgtaatcccagcactttgggaggccgaggcaggcagatcacgaggtcaggagttcgagaccagcctggccaacatggtgaaaccccatctctactaaaaatacaaaaattagctgggtgtggtggcgggcgcctcagCTACTTCGGagcctgaggagggagaatcatttaaacctgggaggcagaggttacactgagccaagatcgcgcctttgcactccagcctggggggacagggcgagactctgtctcaaaaaaaaaaaaaagtctttttgccCTATTAGATCATCAGCTACTTAAGAGAAAAGAGACCATGTCTTTTTACACTTACCACCTAGCACAGTTCTTGGAACGCAAtaggtactttaaaaatttttggtggTTGAATGAACTGCCTAGAGGAAATATACTGTTTCCAAAATTACCACCCGAATTAGAGCCCAGCTGTCCTGGTTCCCTATCCTGGATGCTGACTTGCAGCATTGCTCCTTTGGTTCTGCCAGTAATCCAGCTGATGCTGGTTGAGAGACATCACTGAGTAAGTCTCCCTAGCCTGGCAACAGGAGCATAGCACcatttttaaggctttttaactttttggtcAGTTTCCTT
This genomic window contains:
- the PIGV gene encoding GPI mannosyltransferase 2 isoform X1, coding for MWPQDPSRKEVLRFAVSCRILTLMLQALFNAIIPDHHAEAFSPPRLAPSGFVDQLVEGLLGGLSHWDAEHFLFIAEHGYLYEHNFAFFPGFPLALLVGTELLRPLRGLLSLRSCLLISVASLNFLFFMLAAVALHDLGCLVLHCPRQSFYAALLFCLSPANVFLAAGYSEALFALLTFSAMGQLERGRVWTSVLLFAIATGVRSNGLVSVGFLMHSQCQGFFSSLTMLNPLRQLFKLMASLFLSVFTLGLPFALFQYYAYTQFCLPGSARPIPEPLVQLAVDKGYRIAEGNEPPWCFWDVPLIYSYIQDVYWNVGFLKYYELKQVPNFLLAAPVAILVAWATWTYVTTHPWLCLTLGLQRSKNNKTLEKPDLGFLSPQVFVYVVHAAVLLLFGGLCMHVQVLTRFLGSSTPIMYWFPAHLLQDQEPLLRSLKTVPWKPLAEDSPPGQKVPRNPIMGLLYHWKTCSPVTRYILGYFLTYWLLGLLLHCNFLPWT
- the PIGV gene encoding GPI mannosyltransferase 2 isoform X2, which translates into the protein MWPQDPSRKEVLRFAVSCRILTLMLQVLTRFLGSSTPIMYWFPAHLLQDQEPLLRSLKTVPWKPLAEDSPPGQKVPRNPIMGLLYHWKTCSPVTRYILGYFLTYWLLGLLLHCNFLPWT